One Candidatus Neomarinimicrobiota bacterium DNA segment encodes these proteins:
- a CDS encoding zinc-binding dehydrogenase: GYHSISDYKRVLNPKGIYVTTGGSMPQMFQAMLLGPWISMTGSKKMGFLGLKPNKKDLVFMKKLLETGKVKPVIDRRYPLSEVAEAIWYLEEGHARGKVVITLEHNNKT; this comes from the coding sequence GGATATCATTCGATTTCAGATTATAAGCGTGTATTAAATCCCAAGGGAATTTATGTCACGACCGGAGGTTCCATGCCTCAAATGTTCCAGGCTATGCTCTTAGGGCCATGGATTTCAATGACTGGGAGTAAGAAAATGGGTTTCCTGGGGTTGAAACCAAATAAAAAGGATTTGGTTTTTATGAAAAAGCTTCTCGAAACCGGCAAAGTAAAACCAGTCATAGATAGACGCTACCCGTTAAGTGAGGTTGCTGAAGCTATCTGGTATCTTGAAGAAGGACATGCCCGAGGAAAAGTAGTAATAACTTTGGAACATAATAACAAAACCTAA